The genomic DNA GACGCGTTCCGCGGTTATGGCCTCTACGTGAGCTCTGTGGTGCTGACCCGCTGGCAGGAACAGCCGAGTGCCGTTGCCTACCAGAAGAAGCTGGAAGGACTGGGACTCAAGGTTTACCGCCACTACCCGATTGCGGGTTACCCGAGCAATATTCCTTTGGTTGTAAGCGACGACGGTTACGGCAAGAACGAGTTTGTCGAAACGACTCGCGAACTTGTGGTGGTGACGGCTCCCGGCCCCGGGAGTGGAAAGATGGCCGTGTGCCTCTCGCAGATTTATCACGAGAACAAGCGTGGCATCAAGGCGGGCTACGCGAAGTTTGAGACGTTCCCCATCTGGAACATCCCGCTCAAGCATCCGGTGAACCTCGCGTACGAGGCGGCGACCGCCGACCTGAACGACGTGAACATGATTGACCCGTTCCATCTGGAAGCTTACGGACAAACTACCATCAACTACAACCGCGACGTGGAAATTTTCCCGGTGCTGAACGCGCTGTTTACGCGCATTCTGGGAGAATCTCCGTACAAAAGCCCTACGGACATGGGCGTGAACATGGCGGGCAACTGCATTATCGACGATGAAGCTGTTTGCGAGGCCGCCAAGCAGGAAATCATCCGCCGCTACTATAACACGCTCTGCGACGTGCGCAAGGGCAATGCGGAAAAGGACCAGATTTACAAGCAGGAACTCATCATGGAGCAGGCGCAGATTAGCACTGCCGACCGCCCCGTGATTGCGGCTGCCGTGGAACGCGCGCAGTTGACCGAAGGTCCCGCGGTCGCCATCCAGCTGAACGACGGTGCAATCATCTCGGCGAAGACCTCTTCGCTGTTGGGTGCATCTTCTGCCATGCTGCTTGACGCACTCAAGCATCTTGCGGGTATCCCCGACGAAGTGCGCCTGCTTTCGCCGATGGTCATCGAGCCGATTCAGAATCTGAAGACGAAACAGCTTGGCCACAGGAATCCGCGCTTGCACATGGACGAGGCCCTCGTGGCGCTCTCTGTGTGTGCCCTCACGGACTACAACGCGAAAATCGCCCTAGAGAAGTTGCCGGAACTCCGCCACTGCGAAGTGCATTCCAGCGTTATCCTCTCG from Fibrobacter sp. UWR3 includes the following:
- a CDS encoding DUF1846 domain-containing protein, producing MFKVGFDNEAYLKTQSEKIAERIAKFGGKLYLEFGGKLFDDHHASRVLPGFAPDSKIRMLEKIKDKAEVIIAINAGDIEKNKVRGDLGITYDQDVLRLIDAFRGYGLYVSSVVLTRWQEQPSAVAYQKKLEGLGLKVYRHYPIAGYPSNIPLVVSDDGYGKNEFVETTRELVVVTAPGPGSGKMAVCLSQIYHENKRGIKAGYAKFETFPIWNIPLKHPVNLAYEAATADLNDVNMIDPFHLEAYGQTTINYNRDVEIFPVLNALFTRILGESPYKSPTDMGVNMAGNCIIDDEAVCEAAKQEIIRRYYNTLCDVRKGNAEKDQIYKQELIMEQAQISTADRPVIAAAVERAQLTEGPAVAIQLNDGAIISAKTSSLLGASSAMLLDALKHLAGIPDEVRLLSPMVIEPIQNLKTKQLGHRNPRLHMDEALVALSVCALTDYNAKIALEKLPELRHCEVHSSVILSQVDVGVFRRLGVNLTTEPNYQSGNLYHG